A stretch of DNA from Roseovarius faecimaris:
GTGACGCAGGGCGATATCCGCGCCATTCAGCTGGCCAAGTCGGCGCTTTATGCCGGGGCGCGGCTGCTGATGGATGAGCGCGGGGTGGACAAGGTGGACCGCGTGGTGCTGGCCGGGGCCTTTGGGGCGCATATCTCGGCCAAGCACGCGATGGTGCTGGGCATGATCCCGGATGTGCCGCTGGAAAAGGTGACATCGGCGGGCAATGCTGCGGGTACGGGCGCGCGGATCGCGCTGTGCAATGTGGCCGCACGGGCCGAGATCGAAAAGACGGTGCGCCAGATCACCAAGGTGGAAACTGCAATCGAGCCGAAATTCCAGGAGCATTTCGTGGCCGCGAACGCGATCCCGCACAAGACCGACCCGTTCCCGGAACTCGCAAAGGTGGTGAGCCTGCCCAATCCGAGCTTCAACACCAAGGGCGAGGATGCGGATGGTGGCGGCCGTCGTCGGCGTCGGCGCGGGTAGGGGCGTGCTCGTCCGCCCTTGCGGGCGGCCTCGCGCCCTTGCGGTCAGCGACGCAACCGGTCGGCCAGGGTGATCACCACCCCGGCCACAAGCCCCCAGAAGGCCGCGCCGATCCCGAAGGCCGCAACACCCGAGGCGGTGGTGATCAGCGTCACGGCGGCGGCAAACCGGGTGTGTTCCGGCGTGAAGGCGGTTTGCACCGCGCCGAGGAAAGGCAGGATCAGCGCCAGCCCCGCGACGGTGCCGATGATCGAGGCAGGCAGGGCCAGCATCACGGATGTGAAATAGGGGCCGAGAAAGCCGAGCGCGATCCAGATGACCCCCTGGATAAGCCCCACTTTCCAGCGTTCATCCTTGTCGGGATGCACATCCGGCCCGAGGCAGATCGCGGCGGTGATGGCGGCCATTGAATGGGTATGCGCCCCGAAAAGCGCCGACAGAGCGGAGCCAAGCCCCGTCACCCCGAGAGCGCGGCCCACCGGCGGCTCATAGCCATTGGCGCGCAGCACGGCAAAGCCCGGCAGGTTCTGCGAGGCCATGGTGACCAGGTATAGCGGCAGGCCCAGACCAAGGAGCACCGGCACGCTGACCTCCGGGAGGACAAAGACGAAGGGGTTGAGCGCGATGTCGAAGGCCGGGGGCTGGGCGGGGGAGAGCGCGAACCCGAGGATCAGGCCAAGGGCCAGCGCCGCCAGTGCCGCGGTGAGCGGTTGGATCAGGCGCATGGCCAGGAACATGGCGATGATCGGCAGGGCGAAGGCCGGGTCGGTGCCCGCATATCGCGCGGCGGCCATGCAGAAGGGCAGAAGGACGCCCGCGAGCATGGCCGCGGCCACCCCGTCGGGGATCGCGCTGACCGCGCGGCGGATAGGCGGCAACAAGGCGGTCAGGACGATCAGCAGGGCGGCGAAGAGGAAGGCGCCTACCGCCTCATTCATGCCGATGCCCGAGGTGGTCGCGATCAGCGCCGCCCCCGGTGTGGACCAGGCCAGCACAACCGGTACGCGGGTCCAGCCGCTGAGCAGGATCATGCCCAACCCTTTGGCAATGGAGACTGCCGCCAGCCAGGACGCCGTTTGAGCGGGCGTTGCCCCAAGCGCCTGAGCCGCGGCAAGCACGATGGATACCGACGCGCCAAACCCTACGAGTGCCGCCACGAGCGCGGCAGAGATCATTGACATGCGCATTGGTGTTGTCCCTCGGTTTCGCGGGCACCCTAGCGTTGGGCCAGAGGCCGCGCAATCGGGTGCGGGCCGGGAAAAGCAGATGACAGCGGCCCGGATTGCACTACCTTCGGTAGAGACAGATCGCAAGGCACGGGAAGAGATAAACAGGGAGACGACAATGACCGCGTTTACGTTGAACGGAGAGCGCCGCGAGGTCGATGCCGACCCCGATATGCCGCTGCTGTGGGTGCTGCGCGACGAGCTGGGCCTGACGGGCACCAAGTTCGGCTGCGCCGTGGCCTCCTGCGGGGCCTGCACGGTGCATCTGAATGGAGAGCCGGTGCGGTCCTGCCAGACCTTCCTGGGGGATGTGGACGGCGCCGAAGTGACCACGATCGAGGCGATCGACACGCCCGCCGCCCGTGCCATCCGCGCCGCCTGGATCGAAGAGCAGGTGCCGCAATGCGGCTATTGCCAGTCGGGGCAGATCATGTCGGCCTCGGCCCTCTTGGCCGCGATGCCGAAACCGACCGATGCCGATATCGACGAGGCGATGGAGGGGAACCTGTGCCGCTGCGCCACGTATGTGCGTATTCGCCGCGCCATTCACCGCGCCGCCGAGATCATGGAGGCATAAGATGCTGCATTATCTGGACAGCCCCCTCTCCGCCCCGGCCCCCACGCGCCGGAGCTTTCTGAAACTGTCGGCAGGCGCGCTGGGCGGGCTGATGTTGGGCGTGGCGCTGCCCGCGCGCAAGGTTGAGGCGGCGGGGGACGCGCTGGCAACACCGTTCGTGCATATCACCCCCGATAACAAGGTGATCGTGCTGTCGAAACATCTGGACAAAGGGCAGGGCGCGGCGACGGGGCTGGCGACGCTGGTCGCGGAAGAACTGGATGCGGCCCCCGAGCAGGTGGAGGCGGTTTTTGCACCGTCCAACCCCGAGCTTTACAAGAATTTCGCCTTTGGAGTGCAGGGCACGGGCGGATCGACCGCCATGGCCAATTCCTTTGAACAATACCGCCGCGCCGGGGCCACAGCGCGGGCGATGCTGGTGCAGGCGGCGGCGTTGGACTGGGGGGTGCCCGCGGATGAGATCACCGTTTCGGGCGGTGTCGTTTCGGGCGGCGGGCGGTCGGCCAGTTTTGGCGAGCTGACGATGCAGGCCGCAATGCAGGACGTGCCGGTCGAGGTCGCTTTGAAAGCGCCGGAGGAGTGGGTCTATATCGGCAAGGGTTTTCCGCGTGTCGAGTTGCCTGCCAAAACGACAGGCAGTGTCGGTCTCTTCGGCATGGACGCGCAGCCGGAAAACGTGTTGGTGGCTGTCACCGCCCGACCGCCGCGCTTCGGGGCGACGCTGACCTCGGTGGATACAGGCGAGGCGCTGACTGTGCTCGGCGTGGAACAGGTGCTGCAAATCCCGCAGGGCGTGGCCGTCGTGGCGCGCAATACCTGGGCGGCGATGCAGGGGCGCGAAGCGCTGGCGCTGACCTGGGAGGATGGTTCGGGCGAAACACGCGGCACCGAAGAGCTGATGACCGAATTTCGCGCGCTGCTGGATCAGCCTGGCACGGCAGCCCCGGCGCGGGGCGATGCAGCGGCGGCGCTCGACGCGGCGGCGCATGTGGTGGAGGCGGAGTACAGCTTTCCCTATCTCGCCCATGCCCAGATGGAGCCGCTGGATATGACCGTGCTCTATGACGGGGCGCGCGCCACCTTCTGGGGGGGATCGCAGATTCAGACGATGGATCATGGCACAGCCGCGGCGGTGCTTGGGCTGGACTTCCCGAATGTCGAGATCAACACGACCTGGGCCGGGGGCTCTTTTGGCCGCCGCGCGACACCGGATGCGCATCTGATTGCCGAGGCGGCGACGTTGGCGAAGGCCTGGCTGGAGGCCGGAAACGAGGCCCGCCCGATCAAGCTGATCTATAGCCGCGGGGATGATATCAAGGGCGGCTATTATCGCCCGATGGCGCTGCACCGGGTGCGCGCCGGTGTTGGGCAAGACGGCCGGATCAGCGGCTGGGAACACCGGATCGTCAGCCAGTCGATCTTTACCGGCACGGGGTTCGAGAGCTTTGTTGTGCATGGCGGCGTGGATCATTCCACCATCGAGGGCATCGGCGATACGACCTATGACATCGCCGATATGGCGCTTGATGTGCATCACCCCGCTGTCGGTGTGCCGACGCTCTGGTGGCGGTCGGTCGGTCACACGCATACCGCTTATGTGATGGAGACGATGATGGATGAGCTGGCCCGCGCCTCGGGGCAGGACCCTGTGGCGTTCCGGTTGGCACATCTGAAGGGGGATGCGCGGCTGGCGGGCGTGCTCAGGCTGGCGGCGGAGAAGGCCGGGGAGGCAGGGCCCGAGGGCACCCATCGCGGTGTGGCGGTGCACAAGAGCTTTGGCAGCTACGTGGCCGAAGTGGCCGATGTGCGGATGCGCGAGGATGGCACGGTGAAGGTCGAACAGGTGATCTGCGCGGTCGATTGCGGCGTGGCGGTGAACCCGGACAATATCCGCGCCCAGATCGAGGGCGGACTGGGCTATGGCCTGTCGGCGATCCTGCGGGAGGAAATCACGCTGACGAATGGAGAGGTGGATCAGTTCAACTACCCCGATTACATGCCGCTGCGGATCACAGACATGCCAGAGGTCGAGGTGCATATCGTGCCCTCGGCGGATGCCCCCACCGGTGTGGGCGAGCCCGGCACGCCGCCCATCGGGCCGGCGGTCGCGAACGCGGTTTTTGCCGCGACGGGTCAGCGTGTGCGGGAATTGCCGTTCGCGCGCCACGGGCTGGCATAGAGCGGCGGGAGGGCGCGCGCGTTGCAAACCGGCGCGCGCAATCCCTCTTGACGCTTGGGGGGAAACCT
This window harbors:
- a CDS encoding xanthine dehydrogenase family protein molybdopterin-binding subunit; protein product: MLHYLDSPLSAPAPTRRSFLKLSAGALGGLMLGVALPARKVEAAGDALATPFVHITPDNKVIVLSKHLDKGQGAATGLATLVAEELDAAPEQVEAVFAPSNPELYKNFAFGVQGTGGSTAMANSFEQYRRAGATARAMLVQAAALDWGVPADEITVSGGVVSGGGRSASFGELTMQAAMQDVPVEVALKAPEEWVYIGKGFPRVELPAKTTGSVGLFGMDAQPENVLVAVTARPPRFGATLTSVDTGEALTVLGVEQVLQIPQGVAVVARNTWAAMQGREALALTWEDGSGETRGTEELMTEFRALLDQPGTAAPARGDAAAALDAAAHVVEAEYSFPYLAHAQMEPLDMTVLYDGARATFWGGSQIQTMDHGTAAAVLGLDFPNVEINTTWAGGSFGRRATPDAHLIAEAATLAKAWLEAGNEARPIKLIYSRGDDIKGGYYRPMALHRVRAGVGQDGRISGWEHRIVSQSIFTGTGFESFVVHGGVDHSTIEGIGDTTYDIADMALDVHHPAVGVPTLWWRSVGHTHTAYVMETMMDELARASGQDPVAFRLAHLKGDARLAGVLRLAAEKAGEAGPEGTHRGVAVHKSFGSYVAEVADVRMREDGTVKVEQVICAVDCGVAVNPDNIRAQIEGGLGYGLSAILREEITLTNGEVDQFNYPDYMPLRITDMPEVEVHIVPSADAPTGVGEPGTPPIGPAVANAVFAATGQRVRELPFARHGLA
- a CDS encoding benzoate/H(+) symporter BenE family transporter; the protein is MRMSMISAALVAALVGFGASVSIVLAAAQALGATPAQTASWLAAVSIAKGLGMILLSGWTRVPVVLAWSTPGAALIATTSGIGMNEAVGAFLFAALLIVLTALLPPIRRAVSAIPDGVAAAMLAGVLLPFCMAAARYAGTDPAFALPIIAMFLAMRLIQPLTAALAALALGLILGFALSPAQPPAFDIALNPFVFVLPEVSVPVLLGLGLPLYLVTMASQNLPGFAVLRANGYEPPVGRALGVTGLGSALSALFGAHTHSMAAITAAICLGPDVHPDKDERWKVGLIQGVIWIALGFLGPYFTSVMLALPASIIGTVAGLALILPFLGAVQTAFTPEHTRFAAAVTLITTASGVAAFGIGAAFWGLVAGVVITLADRLRR
- a CDS encoding (2Fe-2S)-binding protein, which codes for MTAFTLNGERREVDADPDMPLLWVLRDELGLTGTKFGCAVASCGACTVHLNGEPVRSCQTFLGDVDGAEVTTIEAIDTPAARAIRAAWIEEQVPQCGYCQSGQIMSASALLAAMPKPTDADIDEAMEGNLCRCATYVRIRRAIHRAAEIMEA